A DNA window from Drosophila virilis strain 15010-1051.87 chromosome 4, Dvir_AGI_RSII-ME, whole genome shotgun sequence contains the following coding sequences:
- the Klp31E gene encoding kinesin-like protein KIF21A isoform X1, translating to MYQSIMATEADAADKDCLVRVAVRIRPQNSRELIDMCRICTTVTPGEQQIVLGSDKAFTFDYVYDVDSNQCDIYTECVERLVEGTLHGYNATVLAYGQTGSGKTYTMGTGLDPTSGDYRLGIIPRAIRHIFAGIERMQHPEDSDVSVTNSQFSVAVQFIELYNEDIIDLLDPFNKNSTFKIHESGNGEINIAGATIKPINEPQEALKFLQQGALARTTASTKMNDLSSRSHAVFTIFVRRQHVVEPKVNFVDSDFETLTSKFHFVDLAGSERLKRTLATGERAREGISINCGLLALGNCISALGDKSKKASHVPYRDSKLTRLLQDSLGGNSQTLMIACISPSDRDFMETLNTLKYANRARNIKNKVQINQDQSSRTISLLRREVAALQLELLEYKQGKRVLDSQGNTSISDTFYENTMLLADNKRLQQRLKSMQETINILVDRNAQLKLEKQTHEWANGDGSDMTVANMVGNYIIEIEKLQAKLLESEDMCQQLKKYNSTGNSPRANKTVRDDPNVIIDIAKRGLEKERELLMFRSLPGIPNENNHLIELEFSDSESDPNEKEMEDDLNEINSDIEIKTKLIEQLELSQERMQVMRQHYEEKLTALTSKIFSTQKERDEVLANMASSSNNQPKDNLKSVKMEYERKLNDMNRELKRLQQTQREHIRQQKELKTQEIKLQNLRMELNELKCSKVRLMKKISEQTSQHREENTRKTREIAQLRKEQRRQKNEVLSLQAKMSAKEQILKRKTEEVSALRRSQRSGHVWQRTAKQSASKMEQTRSLHHRWETLSRTIIQSARNKQLISQLESELERLVKEREQLCRELKIIKDPQNVEGGSEYSNEEDNLKTNIGYVQENIEHVQKAIMEFEDMKDPAHNDAFKIQGILDTISTVEEAKYLLQKLSDNAIFITCNSSMIENRLQEHEALLKEAQHESGIQQQILQFFLANSNNEQILDLFDSLNMDDKLRLNNLNRSWSQKSLISNGTYDIPREEPSFIEDQVPETRCSPSNTDIENCPDKSPKVRGRTARRHDLLFGETGLPNQTLTPHHLDQLNVIMASGSVSFQ from the exons a tgTATCAATCCATCATGGCTACTGAAGCTGATGCTGCCGATAAGGATTGCTTAGTTCGAGTTGCAGTACG AATCCGTCCGCAAAATTCAAGGGAGCTAATTGATATGTGCCGAATATGCACAACCGTAACTCCTGGTGAGCAGCAAATCGTTTTAGGATCTGACAAGGCGTTTACCTTTGATTATGTATACGACGTGGACTCAAATCAG TGTGATATATATACCGAATGTGTGGAGCGTTTGGTTGAGGGAACCTTACATGGCTATAACGCTACAGTACTTGCGTACGGTCAAACTGGCTCTGGGAAGACATACACAATGGGGACGGGACTTGACCCCACTTCTGGCGACTATCGTCTTGGAATAATACCTCGCGCAATCCGACATATATTCGCCGGTATTGAAAGAATGCAGCATCCAGAAGATAGTGACGTTTCCGTCACAAATTCACAATTTAGTGTGGCTGTCCAGTTTATAGAACTATACAACGAGGATATTATTGATCTTTTAGATccattcaataaaaattcaacCTTTAAAATTCATGAAAGTGGAAACGGAGAAATTAATATAGCGGGTGCAACAATTAAACCTATAAATGAACCCCAAGAGGCCCTAAA ATTTCTCCAGCAAGGCGCCTTAGCCCGAACAACTGCTTCAACTAAAATGAATGATCTATCTTCTCGATCGCATGCAGTGTTCACAATATTTGTTCGCAGACAGCATGTAGTTGAGCCAAAAGTAAATTTTGTGGATAGCGACTTTGAAACTTTGACGTCTAAgtttcattttgttgatttaGCTGGTTCGGAACGTTTAAAACGAACATTAGCCACAGGAGAACGTGCCCGCGAGGGAATATCAATTAATTGTGGCCTGCTAGCACTTGGAAATTGTATTTCTGCATTGGGAGATAAATCAAAGAAGGCTTCGCATGTGCCATATCGAGACTCAAAGCTAACACGACTTCTACAAGATTCTTTGGGAGGTAATAGTCAAACATTAATGATTGCCTGCATATCTCCAAGTGATCGGGACTTTATGGAAACATTGAATACATTGAAGTATGCAAATAGAGCCCgcaatattaaaaacaaagttCAGATTAACCAAGACCAAAGTTCTCGAACAATTTCGTTATTGCGAAGAGAAGTCGCAGCCTTGCAATTGGAGCTTTTGGAATATAAACAG ggtAAACGTGTGTTAGATTCTCAAGGGAATACGTCAATTTCAGAcacattttatgaaaatacaATGTTATTGGCTGATAATAAACGATTACAGCAGCGACTTAAATCAATGCAGGAGACTATTAACATCTTAGTAGACCGAAATGCACAGCttaaacttgaaaaacaaactcaCGAATGGGCAAATGGCGACGGCTCTGATATGACAGTTGCCAATATGGTTGGAAATTATATAATTGAGATTGAAAAATTACAAGCAAAATTACTAGAATCGGAAGACATGTGTCAACAGTTGAAGAAATACAATTCGACAGGAAATTCACCACGTGCGAATAAAACAGTTCGCGACG ATCCGAACGTTATTATAGACATAGCAAAAAGAGGCTTAGAGAAAGAACGGGAACTCTTAATGTTTCGCTCATTACCTGGCATaccaaatgaaaataatcatTTAATAGAACTGGAATTTTCAGACAGCGAAAGTGATCCTAATG aaaaagaaatggaagatgatttaaatgaaattaattcagatatagaaataaaaactaaattaattgAACAGTTGGAGCTGTCTCAAGAGAGAATGCAAGTTATGCGGCAACACTATGAAGAAAAGCTGACTGCATTAACATCGAAAATCTTTAGTACGCAAAAGGAAAGAGATGAGGTGTTAGCAAATATGG CTTCCTCTTCAAATAATCAACCAAAAGACAATTTAAAATCAGTTAAAATGGAATATGAGCGTAAGCTTAACGACATGAACCGCGAACTCAAAAGATTGCAACAGACACAAAGAGAACATATTCGACAACAAAAGGAGCTCAaaacacaagaaataaaaCTGCAAAACTTGCGAATGGAACTTAATGAATTAAAATGTAGTAAG gtAAGGTTAATGAAGAAAATATCAGAGCAAACAAGCCAGCATAGAGAggaaaatacaagaaaaacgCGAGAAATTGCCCAATTACGTAAGGAGCAGAGACGGCAAAAGAATGAGGTTTTGTCTTTACAAGCCAAAATGAGTGCAAAGGAGCAAATATTGAAAAGGAAAACTGAAGAAGTGTCCGCACTGCGCAGAAGCCAACGCAGTGGGCATGTATGGcagagaacggcaaaacagTCAGCGTCCAAAATGGAACAAACACGCTCCTTGCATCATCGTTGGGAAACATTATCTCGCACTATAATACAATCGGCCAGAAACAAGCAATTAATTAGTCAATTGGAGTCTGAATTGGAACGCCTTGTTAAAGAAAGGGAACAACTCTGCCGagaattgaaaataataaaagatcCGCAAAATGTTGAAGGGGGATCTGAGTATTCAAACGAAGAAGATaatctaaaaacaaatataggCTATGTACAGGAAAATATAGAACATGTTCAAAAAGCTATTATGGAGTTTGAAGATATGAAAGACCCAGCGCACAATGATGCGTTTAAAATTCAGGGCATCTTAGACACAATAAGTACAGTGGAAGAAGCAAAATACTTGCTTCAAAAATTGTCAGACAACGCAATATTTATTACGTGCAATTCGTCAATGATCGAAAACCGTTTGCAAGAACATGAAGCCTTACTTAAAGAAGCCCAACATGAAAGTGGCATACAACAgcaaattttgcaattttttttggcaaacagCAATAATGAACAAATTTTGGATTTATTTGATTCTTTAAATATGGATGACAAGCTTcgcttaaataatttaaatcgcAGCTGGTCGCAAAAGTCTCTAATCAGCAACGGAACTTATGATATTCCGCGCGAAGAACCATCCTTTATCGAAGATCAAGTGCCGGAAACAAGATGTTCGCCATCCAACACAGATATTGAAAA ttGCCCTGATAAAAGTCCGAAAGTACGCGGACGTACTGCACGACGACACGACCTCCTTTTTGGAGAAACAGGCTTACCTAACCAA ACACTTACACCACATCATCTTGACCAACTGAATGTAATTATGGCGAGTGGATCAGTGTCCTTCCAGTAA
- the Klp31E gene encoding kinesin-like protein KIF21A isoform X2: MATEADAADKDCLVRVAVRIRPQNSRELIDMCRICTTVTPGEQQIVLGSDKAFTFDYVYDVDSNQCDIYTECVERLVEGTLHGYNATVLAYGQTGSGKTYTMGTGLDPTSGDYRLGIIPRAIRHIFAGIERMQHPEDSDVSVTNSQFSVAVQFIELYNEDIIDLLDPFNKNSTFKIHESGNGEINIAGATIKPINEPQEALKFLQQGALARTTASTKMNDLSSRSHAVFTIFVRRQHVVEPKVNFVDSDFETLTSKFHFVDLAGSERLKRTLATGERAREGISINCGLLALGNCISALGDKSKKASHVPYRDSKLTRLLQDSLGGNSQTLMIACISPSDRDFMETLNTLKYANRARNIKNKVQINQDQSSRTISLLRREVAALQLELLEYKQGKRVLDSQGNTSISDTFYENTMLLADNKRLQQRLKSMQETINILVDRNAQLKLEKQTHEWANGDGSDMTVANMVGNYIIEIEKLQAKLLESEDMCQQLKKYNSTGNSPRANKTVRDDPNVIIDIAKRGLEKERELLMFRSLPGIPNENNHLIELEFSDSESDPNEKEMEDDLNEINSDIEIKTKLIEQLELSQERMQVMRQHYEEKLTALTSKIFSTQKERDEVLANMASSSNNQPKDNLKSVKMEYERKLNDMNRELKRLQQTQREHIRQQKELKTQEIKLQNLRMELNELKCSKVRLMKKISEQTSQHREENTRKTREIAQLRKEQRRQKNEVLSLQAKMSAKEQILKRKTEEVSALRRSQRSGHVWQRTAKQSASKMEQTRSLHHRWETLSRTIIQSARNKQLISQLESELERLVKEREQLCRELKIIKDPQNVEGGSEYSNEEDNLKTNIGYVQENIEHVQKAIMEFEDMKDPAHNDAFKIQGILDTISTVEEAKYLLQKLSDNAIFITCNSSMIENRLQEHEALLKEAQHESGIQQQILQFFLANSNNEQILDLFDSLNMDDKLRLNNLNRSWSQKSLISNGTYDIPREEPSFIEDQVPETRCSPSNTDIENCPDKSPKVRGRTARRHDLLFGETGLPNQTLTPHHLDQLNVIMASGSVSFQ, translated from the exons ATGGCTACTGAAGCTGATGCTGCCGATAAGGATTGCTTAGTTCGAGTTGCAGTACG AATCCGTCCGCAAAATTCAAGGGAGCTAATTGATATGTGCCGAATATGCACAACCGTAACTCCTGGTGAGCAGCAAATCGTTTTAGGATCTGACAAGGCGTTTACCTTTGATTATGTATACGACGTGGACTCAAATCAG TGTGATATATATACCGAATGTGTGGAGCGTTTGGTTGAGGGAACCTTACATGGCTATAACGCTACAGTACTTGCGTACGGTCAAACTGGCTCTGGGAAGACATACACAATGGGGACGGGACTTGACCCCACTTCTGGCGACTATCGTCTTGGAATAATACCTCGCGCAATCCGACATATATTCGCCGGTATTGAAAGAATGCAGCATCCAGAAGATAGTGACGTTTCCGTCACAAATTCACAATTTAGTGTGGCTGTCCAGTTTATAGAACTATACAACGAGGATATTATTGATCTTTTAGATccattcaataaaaattcaacCTTTAAAATTCATGAAAGTGGAAACGGAGAAATTAATATAGCGGGTGCAACAATTAAACCTATAAATGAACCCCAAGAGGCCCTAAA ATTTCTCCAGCAAGGCGCCTTAGCCCGAACAACTGCTTCAACTAAAATGAATGATCTATCTTCTCGATCGCATGCAGTGTTCACAATATTTGTTCGCAGACAGCATGTAGTTGAGCCAAAAGTAAATTTTGTGGATAGCGACTTTGAAACTTTGACGTCTAAgtttcattttgttgatttaGCTGGTTCGGAACGTTTAAAACGAACATTAGCCACAGGAGAACGTGCCCGCGAGGGAATATCAATTAATTGTGGCCTGCTAGCACTTGGAAATTGTATTTCTGCATTGGGAGATAAATCAAAGAAGGCTTCGCATGTGCCATATCGAGACTCAAAGCTAACACGACTTCTACAAGATTCTTTGGGAGGTAATAGTCAAACATTAATGATTGCCTGCATATCTCCAAGTGATCGGGACTTTATGGAAACATTGAATACATTGAAGTATGCAAATAGAGCCCgcaatattaaaaacaaagttCAGATTAACCAAGACCAAAGTTCTCGAACAATTTCGTTATTGCGAAGAGAAGTCGCAGCCTTGCAATTGGAGCTTTTGGAATATAAACAG ggtAAACGTGTGTTAGATTCTCAAGGGAATACGTCAATTTCAGAcacattttatgaaaatacaATGTTATTGGCTGATAATAAACGATTACAGCAGCGACTTAAATCAATGCAGGAGACTATTAACATCTTAGTAGACCGAAATGCACAGCttaaacttgaaaaacaaactcaCGAATGGGCAAATGGCGACGGCTCTGATATGACAGTTGCCAATATGGTTGGAAATTATATAATTGAGATTGAAAAATTACAAGCAAAATTACTAGAATCGGAAGACATGTGTCAACAGTTGAAGAAATACAATTCGACAGGAAATTCACCACGTGCGAATAAAACAGTTCGCGACG ATCCGAACGTTATTATAGACATAGCAAAAAGAGGCTTAGAGAAAGAACGGGAACTCTTAATGTTTCGCTCATTACCTGGCATaccaaatgaaaataatcatTTAATAGAACTGGAATTTTCAGACAGCGAAAGTGATCCTAATG aaaaagaaatggaagatgatttaaatgaaattaattcagatatagaaataaaaactaaattaattgAACAGTTGGAGCTGTCTCAAGAGAGAATGCAAGTTATGCGGCAACACTATGAAGAAAAGCTGACTGCATTAACATCGAAAATCTTTAGTACGCAAAAGGAAAGAGATGAGGTGTTAGCAAATATGG CTTCCTCTTCAAATAATCAACCAAAAGACAATTTAAAATCAGTTAAAATGGAATATGAGCGTAAGCTTAACGACATGAACCGCGAACTCAAAAGATTGCAACAGACACAAAGAGAACATATTCGACAACAAAAGGAGCTCAaaacacaagaaataaaaCTGCAAAACTTGCGAATGGAACTTAATGAATTAAAATGTAGTAAG gtAAGGTTAATGAAGAAAATATCAGAGCAAACAAGCCAGCATAGAGAggaaaatacaagaaaaacgCGAGAAATTGCCCAATTACGTAAGGAGCAGAGACGGCAAAAGAATGAGGTTTTGTCTTTACAAGCCAAAATGAGTGCAAAGGAGCAAATATTGAAAAGGAAAACTGAAGAAGTGTCCGCACTGCGCAGAAGCCAACGCAGTGGGCATGTATGGcagagaacggcaaaacagTCAGCGTCCAAAATGGAACAAACACGCTCCTTGCATCATCGTTGGGAAACATTATCTCGCACTATAATACAATCGGCCAGAAACAAGCAATTAATTAGTCAATTGGAGTCTGAATTGGAACGCCTTGTTAAAGAAAGGGAACAACTCTGCCGagaattgaaaataataaaagatcCGCAAAATGTTGAAGGGGGATCTGAGTATTCAAACGAAGAAGATaatctaaaaacaaatataggCTATGTACAGGAAAATATAGAACATGTTCAAAAAGCTATTATGGAGTTTGAAGATATGAAAGACCCAGCGCACAATGATGCGTTTAAAATTCAGGGCATCTTAGACACAATAAGTACAGTGGAAGAAGCAAAATACTTGCTTCAAAAATTGTCAGACAACGCAATATTTATTACGTGCAATTCGTCAATGATCGAAAACCGTTTGCAAGAACATGAAGCCTTACTTAAAGAAGCCCAACATGAAAGTGGCATACAACAgcaaattttgcaattttttttggcaaacagCAATAATGAACAAATTTTGGATTTATTTGATTCTTTAAATATGGATGACAAGCTTcgcttaaataatttaaatcgcAGCTGGTCGCAAAAGTCTCTAATCAGCAACGGAACTTATGATATTCCGCGCGAAGAACCATCCTTTATCGAAGATCAAGTGCCGGAAACAAGATGTTCGCCATCCAACACAGATATTGAAAA ttGCCCTGATAAAAGTCCGAAAGTACGCGGACGTACTGCACGACGACACGACCTCCTTTTTGGAGAAACAGGCTTACCTAACCAA ACACTTACACCACATCATCTTGACCAACTGAATGTAATTATGGCGAGTGGATCAGTGTCCTTCCAGTAA